A portion of the uncultured Bacteroides sp. genome contains these proteins:
- a CDS encoding peptide MFS transporter, which produces MFEKHPKGLVSAALANLGERFGFYTMMAILVLFLQAKFGLNGKDAGLIYSVFYFSIYILAFVGGVIADKTRNYKGTILAGLIIMALGYLMLAIPTPTPVVDKTLFLTITCVGLLVIAFGNGLFKGNLQALVGQMYDNKEYSSMRDSGFSLFYMFINVGAIFAPLAAIGIRGWWLSTHGYTYNADLPALCHSQLAGTLSPEASTLFTDLAGKVSASPVSDLSVFAADYLNVFTTGFHYAFGIAILAMLLSLLIYLKNKKTFPDPKNKVAANAEGAVAEMDIKEVKQRIYALFAVFGIIIFFWFSFHQNGLTLTYFAKEYTDLNLFGTAIAAELFQSLNPFFVVFLTPVIMAIFAWQRARGKEPSTPKKIAIGMGIAASAFVIMAVGSYFSNLPLHKEILVLGSSPVKVTPFLLMFTYLILTVAELYISPLGISFVSKVAPPKYQGTMQGGWLGATAVGNQLLFIGAVFYESVPIWLTWTVFVVACSISMITMLFMLKWLEKVAK; this is translated from the coding sequence ATGTTTGAGAAACATCCCAAAGGATTAGTGTCTGCTGCCTTGGCGAATCTTGGTGAGCGGTTTGGTTTTTATACCATGATGGCGATTCTGGTATTATTTCTTCAGGCCAAATTTGGCTTGAATGGAAAAGATGCCGGACTTATTTATTCTGTTTTTTATTTTTCAATTTACATCCTTGCTTTCGTCGGTGGTGTGATAGCCGATAAAACACGCAACTATAAAGGTACCATTTTAGCCGGATTAATTATCATGGCATTGGGATATCTAATGCTGGCTATTCCTACTCCAACTCCGGTAGTAGATAAGACTCTTTTCCTCACTATCACTTGTGTTGGCCTGTTAGTCATCGCTTTTGGTAACGGACTTTTCAAAGGCAACCTTCAAGCACTTGTGGGTCAGATGTATGACAATAAGGAATACTCTAGCATGAGAGATTCAGGTTTCTCACTTTTCTACATGTTCATTAATGTTGGAGCCATTTTTGCTCCTCTCGCTGCTATAGGTATTCGTGGTTGGTGGCTTTCCACTCACGGGTATACTTATAATGCTGATCTACCTGCACTTTGTCATAGCCAACTTGCCGGTACGCTATCTCCTGAAGCATCTACGTTGTTTACTGATCTTGCAGGAAAAGTTTCTGCTTCTCCTGTTTCAGACCTTTCGGTTTTTGCTGCCGATTACCTGAACGTGTTTACTACCGGATTTCACTATGCATTTGGTATTGCTATCTTGGCTATGCTTCTTTCATTGCTTATTTATCTTAAGAACAAAAAAACGTTTCCCGACCCCAAGAATAAAGTTGCTGCGAATGCAGAGGGAGCTGTGGCTGAAATGGATATAAAAGAAGTAAAGCAACGTATATACGCACTTTTTGCAGTGTTTGGAATCATTATCTTCTTTTGGTTCTCGTTCCATCAAAACGGTTTGACGCTGACTTACTTTGCCAAGGAATATACTGATCTTAACCTTTTTGGAACCGCTATTGCGGCTGAATTATTCCAATCGCTCAATCCTTTCTTTGTGGTCTTTCTTACTCCTGTAATTATGGCTATATTTGCTTGGCAGCGTGCTCGCGGAAAAGAACCTTCAACGCCCAAGAAGATAGCTATTGGTATGGGAATTGCAGCATCCGCTTTTGTTATTATGGCGGTAGGTTCTTATTTTTCCAATCTGCCATTACATAAAGAAATTCTTGTATTGGGCTCTTCACCGGTTAAAGTTACGCCATTCTTGCTGATGTTTACTTATCTGATCCTTACGGTTGCTGAACTGTATATTTCCCCATTGGGCATTTCTTTTGTGTCTAAGGTTGCTCCTCCCAAGTATCAGGGAACCATGCAAGGTGGATGGCTGGGTGCTACCGCTGTAGGTAATCAACTATTATTTATTGGTGCGGTTTTTTATGAATCAGTGCCTATCTGGCTTACGTGGACAGTCTTCGTTGTAGCTTGTAGCATTTCAATGATTACAATGCTATTCATGTTGAAATGGCTTGAAAAAGTAGCCAAATAA
- the ybaK gene encoding Cys-tRNA(Pro) deacylase: protein MKVSKTNAARLLDKEKVSYELIPYEVDESDLSAVHVAANLGEDINQVFKTLVLHGDKTGYFVCVIPGDKEVNLKLAAKVSGNKNCELIPMKELLPTTGYIRGACSPIGMKKHFPTFIHQTCSDYPYIYVSAGQRGLQIKIEPKELIKLVSAEVCMLFEQ from the coding sequence ATGAAAGTGAGTAAAACCAATGCAGCCAGACTGCTGGATAAAGAAAAGGTCTCTTATGAATTGATTCCTTATGAGGTGGACGAAAGTGACCTGAGTGCTGTTCATGTGGCGGCCAATCTGGGAGAAGATATTAATCAAGTCTTTAAAACCTTAGTGTTGCATGGTGATAAGACAGGCTATTTCGTTTGCGTTATTCCCGGAGATAAAGAGGTAAACTTGAAGCTAGCCGCCAAAGTATCCGGCAACAAAAATTGTGAACTGATTCCCATGAAAGAACTCCTGCCTACCACCGGTTATATTCGTGGTGCCTGTTCTCCTATTGGCATGAAAAAACATTTCCCTACATTCATTCATCAAACTTGTTCGGACTATCCGTATATTTATGTAAGTGCCGGCCAACGGGGATTACAAATAAAAATCGAACCAAAAGAATTAATAAAGCTCGTTAGTGCAGAAGTTTGTATGCTTTTTGAGCAATAA
- the uvrA gene encoding excinuclease ABC subunit UvrA — protein MQETEYINVYGARVHNLKDIDAEIPRDSLTVITGLSGSGKSSLAFDTIFAEGQRRYIETFSAYARNFLGNLERPDVDKITGLSPVISIEQKTTNKNPRSTVGTTTEIYDYLRLLYARAGEAYSYLSGEKMVKYTEEQILDLILKDYKGKKIYILAPLVRARKGHYKELFDQVRKKGYLHVRIDGDIRELTYGMKLDRYKNHDIEVVVDKLIVGEKDDKRLKQSVATAMHQGEGLLIIPDAQTENIRHYSKQLMCPVTGLSYREPAPHNFSFNSPQGACPKCKGLGMINQIDIDKIIPDRTLSIHDGAIAALGKYKNAMIFWQIAALLEKHDSDLKTPISELPDDAIDEILYGSDDRIKIRSSLIGTSSDYFVTYEGVVKYIQMLQEKDSSATAQKWAEQFARTMVCPDCKGARLNKEALHFRIHDKNINELSNMDISELYEWLQHVEEHLSDQQKKIAVEILKEIRTRLKFLLDVGLNYLSLNRSSVSLSGGESQRIRLATQIGSQLVNVLYILDEPSIGLHQRDNLRLINSLKELRDMGNSVIVVEHDKDMMLAADYVIDMGPKAGRLGGEVVFSGTPQEMLKTDTLTSKYLNGQTKIEIPLKRRPGTGKSLWLKGAKGNNLKNVDVEFPLGKLICVTGVSGSGKSTLINETLQPILSQKFYRSLQDPLSFESIEGLEYIDKVVNVDQSPLGRTPRSNPATYTGVFSDIRSLFVGLPEAKIRGYKPGRFSFNVAGGRCEACSGNGYKTIEMNFLPDVYVPCEVCHGKRYNRETLEVRFKGKSIADVLDMTINRAVEFFENVPQILNKIKTIQEVGLGYIKLGQSSTTLSGGESQRVKLATELSKRDTGKTMYILDEPTTGLHFEDIRVLMGVLNKLVDKGNTVIVIEHNLDVIKTADYIIDMGPDGGKGGGELLSVGTPEEVAKSSKGYTPHFLMEELGL, from the coding sequence ATGCAGGAAACAGAATATATAAATGTATATGGTGCGCGTGTACATAATCTGAAAGACATTGATGCGGAGATACCTCGTGACAGTTTGACGGTGATAACAGGATTGAGTGGGAGCGGGAAATCTTCTTTGGCTTTTGATACCATATTTGCCGAGGGCCAACGCAGGTATATTGAGACCTTTTCTGCTTATGCCCGTAACTTTCTGGGAAATCTGGAACGGCCGGATGTAGATAAGATTACGGGATTAAGTCCGGTGATCTCCATCGAGCAAAAAACAACAAATAAGAATCCGCGTTCTACGGTTGGTACTACCACGGAGATATACGACTATTTACGTTTGCTTTATGCGCGTGCCGGTGAAGCCTATTCTTATCTTTCGGGTGAAAAGATGGTGAAATATACCGAAGAGCAGATTCTTGATCTTATTTTGAAAGATTATAAGGGAAAGAAGATTTATATACTTGCACCTCTTGTACGGGCACGTAAAGGGCACTACAAAGAACTGTTCGATCAAGTACGCAAGAAAGGTTATTTGCATGTACGTATTGATGGAGATATCCGTGAGTTGACTTATGGAATGAAACTAGATAGATACAAGAATCATGATATAGAGGTTGTTGTTGACAAACTCATAGTAGGAGAGAAGGATGACAAACGCCTGAAACAAAGTGTTGCAACAGCTATGCATCAGGGCGAAGGTTTATTAATTATTCCTGATGCGCAAACAGAGAATATCCGCCATTATAGCAAACAACTGATGTGTCCTGTTACCGGACTGTCATACAGAGAACCGGCTCCTCATAACTTCTCGTTTAACTCACCTCAAGGTGCTTGTCCTAAATGCAAGGGGCTGGGCATGATTAATCAGATTGATATAGATAAAATAATCCCTGACAGAACACTCTCTATTCATGATGGCGCTATTGCAGCTCTGGGGAAATATAAGAACGCCATGATCTTCTGGCAAATTGCAGCTTTACTCGAAAAGCATGATTCGGATTTGAAAACTCCCATATCGGAATTGCCGGACGATGCCATTGATGAAATACTCTATGGCAGTGACGATCGGATAAAAATAAGAAGTTCATTGATTGGTACTTCTTCTGATTATTTTGTGACTTACGAGGGTGTGGTGAAATACATCCAGATGCTTCAGGAGAAAGATTCCTCCGCCACTGCTCAGAAGTGGGCTGAGCAATTTGCCCGTACAATGGTATGCCCCGATTGCAAAGGTGCCAGGCTGAATAAAGAGGCGTTGCACTTCCGCATACACGATAAGAATATCAATGAATTATCCAATATGGATATCTCTGAGCTTTATGAGTGGCTGCAACATGTGGAAGAACATCTCTCGGATCAACAGAAAAAAATAGCAGTTGAGATTTTGAAGGAGATTCGTACTCGATTGAAATTTCTTTTGGATGTAGGATTGAATTATCTTTCACTCAATCGTAGTTCGGTTAGTCTGTCGGGTGGTGAAAGTCAACGTATTCGTCTGGCTACACAGATAGGTTCGCAACTAGTGAATGTGCTTTATATCCTTGATGAACCCAGCATCGGACTTCACCAGAGAGACAACCTTCGTTTAATCAATTCATTGAAAGAGTTGCGTGATATGGGCAACTCTGTCATCGTGGTGGAGCATGACAAAGATATGATGCTTGCTGCCGATTATGTAATTGATATGGGACCTAAAGCCGGACGTTTGGGTGGCGAAGTCGTCTTTTCAGGAACACCTCAAGAGATGCTTAAGACGGATACACTTACTTCTAAATACCTGAATGGGCAAACAAAAATAGAAATTCCTCTAAAACGACGTCCGGGTACAGGGAAGTCTCTTTGGCTGAAAGGAGCGAAGGGTAACAATTTAAAGAATGTGGATGTGGAGTTCCCTCTGGGCAAACTCATTTGTGTTACGGGAGTTTCGGGTAGCGGCAAGTCTACGCTGATTAATGAGACACTCCAACCAATCCTTTCCCAAAAGTTCTATCGTTCGTTGCAAGATCCTTTGTCTTTTGAGTCTATAGAAGGTTTGGAGTATATTGATAAAGTAGTCAATGTCGATCAATCACCTCTGGGACGCACGCCACGTTCCAATCCTGCTACTTATACGGGCGTATTCTCCGATATACGTAGTTTGTTTGTAGGACTTCCCGAAGCAAAGATACGAGGCTACAAGCCGGGACGCTTTTCTTTCAATGTAGCGGGAGGGCGCTGTGAGGCTTGTTCGGGCAATGGCTACAAAACCATTGAAATGAATTTTCTACCCGATGTGTATGTGCCTTGTGAGGTGTGCCATGGCAAACGATATAATCGTGAGACGCTTGAAGTTCGTTTTAAAGGAAAATCGATAGCTGACGTATTGGATATGACCATCAACCGTGCGGTAGAGTTTTTTGAGAATGTACCTCAAATACTGAATAAGATTAAGACGATTCAAGAAGTCGGTTTGGGATATATTAAGCTGGGGCAATCGTCTACAACACTTTCCGGGGGTGAAAGCCAGCGTGTGAAATTGGCTACAGAACTGTCAAAGCGCGACACCGGAAAGACGATGTACATACTCGATGAACCTACCACGGGGCTTCACTTTGAAGATATCCGTGTGCTGATGGGCGTTCTTAATAAACTAGTAGATAAAGGGAATACCGTCATTGTCATAGAGCATAATCTGGACGTGATCAAAACGGCCGATTATATCATAGATATGGGACCGGATGGAGGAAAAGGAGGAGGAGAATTGCTGAGTGTCGGAACTCCCGAAGAAGTAGCTAAAAGTTCGAAAGGATATACACCTCATTTCTTAATGGAAGAATTGGGATTATAA
- a CDS encoding LysM peptidoglycan-binding domain-containing protein, which yields MKFISKITILLFVLNFYFSVVSAQENSSYFFHTIEKGQSLYSISSMYGVNKAEIIKLNPGCEEKIYLGQALKIPQNKSIQRKDIFHTIKNGETLYRLTVIYKVSADAICDANPGLSSQNFQIGTVIRIPLGTNSQANQERENSAPSKPVIVPTGQSKCRDMHKIERKETIYSISHDYGITEEELISANPELRKNKLEKGHFLCIPYSTQGNAVLQNKLSVTPSDNDLFSANKSKSQKRITTIKAAVILPFMLDEDKKSESSRMMEYYEGFLLAVDSLKRKGVSIDLYAYDSKDGSASINSILAKSEMKDMDIIFGPLHQEHIDPLASFAKKNNIRLVIPFTSKDSEVFQNPAIYQINTPQSYLYSEVYEHFTRQFANANVIILETGSTDQDKADFIKGLKQELKNKSISVQTLRNATPTTLKGALRVGKENVFVPTSGSNVTLIKLIPQLKMLIKESPEASIHLFGYPEWQTYTKDHLDDFFELDTYFYSSFYTNNLLSAAIRFTNSYRKWYSKDMANTYPKYGMLGFDTGFFFLKGLADYGSGLEQNLSRIKPTPIQTGFKFERVNTWGGFVNKKVFFVRFTKDFELVKLDFE from the coding sequence ATGAAGTTCATAAGCAAAATAACCATTCTATTGTTCGTTTTAAACTTCTACTTTTCAGTAGTTTCTGCGCAAGAGAACAGTTCTTATTTTTTTCATACTATTGAAAAAGGGCAAAGCCTTTATTCAATCTCCAGCATGTATGGAGTGAATAAAGCGGAAATTATCAAATTAAACCCCGGCTGCGAGGAAAAAATATATCTGGGACAAGCGCTGAAAATACCTCAAAACAAATCGATCCAGAGAAAGGATATCTTTCATACAATTAAAAATGGTGAAACGTTATATCGGTTGACTGTAATATACAAAGTTTCCGCCGATGCAATATGCGATGCCAATCCGGGGCTTAGTTCCCAAAACTTTCAAATAGGAACAGTCATTCGCATACCACTCGGTACAAATTCTCAAGCTAACCAAGAAAGAGAAAATAGTGCCCCATCCAAGCCCGTCATAGTACCGACAGGACAATCGAAATGCAGAGACATGCACAAAATAGAGCGAAAAGAGACCATTTACAGCATTAGTCACGACTATGGCATTACCGAAGAAGAACTGATTAGTGCCAACCCTGAACTAAGAAAAAATAAATTAGAAAAAGGACATTTTTTATGCATTCCATACTCTACACAAGGGAACGCAGTATTGCAAAATAAACTAAGCGTGACACCGAGTGATAATGACTTGTTCAGTGCCAACAAAAGCAAATCGCAAAAGAGAATAACGACAATTAAAGCTGCTGTAATTCTTCCATTCATGCTCGATGAGGATAAAAAAAGTGAATCATCTCGTATGATGGAATACTATGAAGGATTTCTTTTAGCTGTGGATAGCTTAAAACGTAAAGGGGTTTCCATTGACTTATATGCCTATGATTCTAAAGATGGCAGTGCGTCTATCAACTCCATTTTGGCCAAGAGCGAAATGAAAGATATGGATATAATCTTTGGTCCGCTCCACCAAGAGCACATTGACCCATTGGCCTCGTTTGCCAAAAAGAACAATATTCGCTTGGTCATACCATTTACATCAAAAGATAGTGAGGTGTTTCAAAACCCTGCAATCTATCAAATAAACACCCCGCAATCCTATCTATACTCTGAGGTATATGAACATTTTACACGTCAGTTTGCCAATGCCAATGTCATTATATTAGAGACCGGAAGTACTGATCAAGATAAAGCGGATTTCATAAAAGGGCTCAAACAGGAACTAAAGAACAAGTCAATCAGCGTGCAGACGTTGCGCAACGCTACACCAACAACCCTTAAAGGAGCTCTTCGTGTGGGGAAAGAGAACGTATTCGTCCCTACATCGGGAAGCAATGTAACACTTATCAAGCTTATTCCACAACTTAAAATGCTGATAAAAGAGAGTCCGGAAGCAAGTATTCATTTGTTTGGATATCCCGAATGGCAAACCTATACGAAAGATCACCTGGACGATTTCTTTGAACTGGATACTTATTTTTATTCTTCATTCTATACCAATAATCTATTGTCTGCCGCCATCAGATTCACTAATTCATATCGCAAGTGGTACAGCAAAGACATGGCCAATACCTATCCTAAATATGGCATGTTGGGATTTGACACAGGTTTCTTTTTCCTCAAAGGATTAGCCGACTATGGATCAGGGTTAGAGCAAAACCTTTCGAGAATAAAACCTACACCCATACAGACAGGATTCAAGTTTGAGCGAGTAAATACATGGGGAGGTTTTGTCAATAAGAAAGTGTTCTTTGTTCGATTTACCAAAGACTTCGAATTAGTCAAACTCGATTTTGAATAA